The window CTATTATGTGGAGAAGAAGGGCCAGACAATCGAAAATCTCATTCTCGGAAACTCTGAACTATTGGCAAAAATGGGAAGCCTCACCGCACCCCTATCAAACGAGATTCTGAAGCTCTATCCTCTTCGAAGGATTATGGAGAAGACCGTTGGGATTGACAGCAGAAGGAGATTCTCCAAGTTTTCAAGGGACAGCTTTTCAAAGACCGTAAAGAAACAGCGCTCAAAGGGGAGAAAAAAGGTGGTCTATTTCACAGGCTGCTTCGCCAGGTTTAATGAGCCCGAAGGGATAGGGAATGCAGTGCTGAAGGTGATGGAAAAGAATGACTATGAAGTTATTGTGCCGAAGATAAAGTGTTGCGGTGTTGCAAAGATAAGCTCTGGAAGCGGTAAGGCGCAGAGGCAGAGTGCCCAATTTAATGTCAATAGCCTCTTATCCCTGATCAGAAAGGGATACCCTGTTATTTCCAGCTGTTCCAGTTGCACACTTGCTTTGCAAATTGAGTATCCAGAATTATTAGAGTCGAAAGAAGCGGTGGAGGTTGCTGAAAACACCTTTGATATCCATATATTCCTCTACTCTTTGTATAAAGATGGCAAGTTTAATTCCAATTTTGGCGAAATGCCGATGACTGTAGCCTATCATAACCCCTGTCACTTAGAGGCTCAGGGGATAACCAAAGAGCCGCTCGAACTCATAAAGCTTGTTCCCGGTGTCAAGGTTAAAGAGATAAAAGATAGCTGTTGTGGTATTGCGGGGACCTTTGGCATGAAATCAAAAAACTTTGATCTTTCAATGATGATAGGTAAAAGATTATTTGACGAGATAAAAAAGGCACAGGTTGAAAAGGTAATTACCAGTTGTGGTGCCTGCAAGATGCAGATCGAGCAGGGTACCGATTTAGAGGTAATCCACCCATTGCATATTTTAAAGAGCGCCTATGATAGGGCAGATGTAAAGGACAAAGGAATACCTGTTTATAAAGAGGTCTAGATAAAGAGAGGGCAAACATTATCAAAGAGATCGTTGTTGATATTGATAAGTGTACGGGATGCAGAACCTGTGAATTGAGATGTGCTATTGAAAGGTCATCTATTTCAAAGAGCCTCTTGGGGGCTGTAAAAGAGAAGATAAAGCCTATTTCTCGAGTCAAGGCTGAAGCATTAGAAGAAGGCTCCCTACCGCTTCAGTGCAGACAATGCAAGGATGCTCCATGCCTAGATGCCTGTTCCACAGGAGCCCTGAGAAGAGATCCTGAAACAGAAACCGTTATCTATGAAGACTCCAAATGTATTGCGTGTTGGATGTGTATCATGATTTGTCCCTTTGGCATTATATCTCCCTCAAAAGAGAGAGAGATGATACTGAAGTGTGACAGGTGTTTTGATATGGAAGGGCCATATTGTGTTGATGGATGCCCTACAGGTGCACTGATGTTTATAGAAACAGGAGACCTGGAGGATGTTACCAAAGATAAAAGAAGGGGTGTCATAAAAAGATCTTTTGCATTAGAAGAGAAAAAAGAAAAAACTGTTGTAAGTCTTGATTTTAGAGTTTGATAAATGGAGTGAACCATGAGTGATATAAGAAAAAAATCAATTGACCCAGCAGTAGAGCATTTTCTTACTAAGGCCTTTGAACAGGGTATTGATCTGATTTGGGATCGATATGAGGCAGCCCAGCCCCTATGTGGCTTTGGTGAATTAGGACTGAGTTGTCATGATTGCTTTCAAGGTCCATGTCGCATAGACCCCTTTGGAAATAGAGCCCAGGAGGGGATCTGCGGTCAGAATAGGGATAGCTTTGTAGCCAATAGATATCTGAAGGCAGCGAGTATGGGGGTTTTATCAAGAATAAATCATACGCTGACCCTGATAAACAGCCTCAATACCCTTTTAAAGAATTTGAAAAAGGATAAGTACCAGATAGATTCCAAAAGGCTCAAAGACCTTGCGAAAAGCCTGGGCATAGGGATAAGTGGAAAGAGTCATGAAAGGGTTTTGAAAGATATGGTTGAAGCCGCAAAGGGAGATATCGTTGGTCTGGATAGTGCCTCAGATAAATGGCTTTCAGCTTATC of the Nitrospinota bacterium genome contains:
- a CDS encoding 4Fe-4S dicluster domain-containing protein, with product MRCAIERSSISKSLLGAVKEKIKPISRVKAEALEEGSLPLQCRQCKDAPCLDACSTGALRRDPETETVIYEDSKCIACWMCIMICPFGIISPSKEREMILKCDRCFDMEGPYCVDGCPTGALMFIETGDLEDVTKDKRRGVIKRSFALEEKKEKTVVSLDFRV
- a CDS encoding anaerobic glycerol-3-phosphate dehydrogenase subunit C translates to YYVEKKGQTIENLILGNSELLAKMGSLTAPLSNEILKLYPLRRIMEKTVGIDSRRRFSKFSRDSFSKTVKKQRSKGRKKVVYFTGCFARFNEPEGIGNAVLKVMEKNDYEVIVPKIKCCGVAKISSGSGKAQRQSAQFNVNSLLSLIRKGYPVISSCSSCTLALQIEYPELLESKEAVEVAENTFDIHIFLYSLYKDGKFNSNFGEMPMTVAYHNPCHLEAQGITKEPLELIKLVPGVKVKEIKDSCCGIAGTFGMKSKNFDLSMMIGKRLFDEIKKAQVEKVITSCGACKMQIEQGTDLEVIHPLHILKSAYDRADVKDKGIPVYKEV